The window CGTGGCGGCGATGGTGCAGCAGCCGCAGCGGCGGTGCATCCAGCGGCAGGGGCGGGCGCAGGCAGCTCAGCGCCACCGGGTGGGCCGCGCTGGCCGCAGGCACGCAGTGCATGGGCATGAGGGCGATCAGGTCGGAGCCGTGCAGCAGGGCCGGGGCCATCAGGAAATTGGGGATCACCATGCCGATGCGCGCCCGGTGGCCCTGGGTGGCGAGCTGCTCATCGAGCATGCGATTCAAGGTGTCGTGACAAGAAATGCGCAGCTGTGGATGGGCCAGCCATTTGGCCAGGGTCAGTCCTTGCGCGGCCGGATGGTCGCGCCGCATGACGGCCACGCAGCGCTCTTGCAGGACGTCGCGCACGCGCAGCGATGCATTGGGCGTGATGGCTCCCAGCACCAGTTCGGTGTGGCCGCTTTCCAGGCTGGCGGCGGCATGGGCGTCGCCCTGCCAGGGCTGGAACTCCAGCGTCAGCGCGCCAGCGCTGTCGGCCAGCTCGCGGTACAGCGGCTGCGCCACCACCTGCGCCGGATAATCCGGCATGAGGATGCGCACCCGCTGCGGC is drawn from Herbaspirillum seropedicae and contains these coding sequences:
- a CDS encoding LysR substrate-binding domain-containing protein, producing the protein MNLAALDTRLLQLLDAVLDETHLARAAARVGMSLPAAASALERCRQLLREPLRQALAERHAASASAGASAQPQRVRILMPDYPAQVVAQPLYRELADSAGALTLEFQPWQGDAHAAASLESGHTELVLGAITPNASLRVRDVLQERCVAVMRRDHPAAQGLTLAKWLAHPQLRISCHDTLNRMLDEQLATQGHRARIGMVIPNFLMAPALLHGSDLIALMPMHCVPAASAAHPVALSCLRPPLPLDAPPLRLLHHRRHAEHAAVSQVAQALERIVRQHLDGR